In Altererythrobacter rubellus, the following are encoded in one genomic region:
- a CDS encoding M23 family metallopeptidase translates to MRPALAGVGLLALAACENAPRNNAPNPLLPTLAVGSAVPNDNAEISTSRDAIELAGELTQGGWVKGLVPRGTELATLGDTRLSVETDGRFFAAFDRDATGPAILRATLEDGRVIERQIDVAPRAWNIEHVNVAKRSGGSSEAWWKKREPEWLAIKVAREKVTGATGWQQDFIWPVKGRISGRFGSQRIYHGEPGSYHSGLDIAPGAGTPFVAPADGVVVLAADNFSLEGNLLIIDHGHGLNSAFLHASRLMVREGDQVTQGQHIGNVGASGRATGPHLHWSLKWHDARLDPLLFVAPEA, encoded by the coding sequence ATGAGGCCTGCCCTCGCCGGTGTTGGGCTGCTGGCGCTTGCGGCCTGCGAGAATGCGCCGCGCAACAATGCACCGAATCCACTGCTGCCGACCTTGGCTGTCGGATCGGCTGTTCCCAACGATAATGCCGAGATTTCGACTAGCCGCGACGCGATTGAACTCGCCGGGGAACTGACTCAAGGCGGCTGGGTCAAAGGTCTGGTGCCGCGTGGGACAGAATTGGCCACGCTTGGCGATACGCGGCTAAGCGTTGAAACGGATGGCCGTTTCTTTGCAGCATTTGATCGCGATGCGACCGGCCCGGCAATCCTTCGGGCCACGCTTGAAGACGGCCGCGTGATCGAACGCCAGATAGATGTGGCTCCGCGGGCGTGGAATATCGAGCATGTCAACGTTGCCAAGCGCAGCGGTGGCAGCAGCGAGGCGTGGTGGAAGAAGCGCGAGCCCGAATGGCTGGCAATCAAAGTTGCGCGCGAGAAAGTCACCGGCGCGACCGGCTGGCAGCAGGATTTTATCTGGCCGGTCAAGGGCCGTATCTCCGGGCGTTTCGGTTCGCAGCGCATCTATCACGGCGAACCGGGCAGCTATCATTCCGGCCTCGATATTGCTCCGGGCGCGGGCACGCCCTTCGTTGCACCTGCTGATGGGGTTGTGGTTCTGGCGGCGGACAATTTCTCGCTGGAAGGCAATCTGTTGATCATCGATCACGGGCACGGATTGAACAGCGCGTTTCTGCATGCCTCGCGGCTGATGGTGCGCGAAGGTGACCAAGTGACACAAGGCCAGCATATCGGAAATGTCGGCGCGTCAGGTCGCGCAACCGGCCCGCATCTGCATTGGAGTCTGAAATGGCACGATGCGCGGCTAGACCCACTGCTGTTTGTAGCCCCCGAGGCATAG
- a CDS encoding DUF2093 domain-containing protein: MLMNSGNGEAKLHYGASSFRVVRGGNFVRCAVSGEAIQLEELRYWSAEYQEAYATCEIATKRLTAEP; the protein is encoded by the coding sequence ATGTTAATGAATTCCGGAAATGGCGAAGCCAAACTTCACTACGGTGCCAGCTCCTTTAGAGTGGTGCGCGGAGGCAATTTTGTGCGTTGCGCGGTCAGCGGCGAAGCAATCCAGCTCGAAGAGCTGCGGTATTGGAGCGCTGAGTATCAGGAAGCCTATGCGACCTGCGAAATCGCGACCAAGCGGTTGACCGCCGAACCATGA
- the xseA gene encoding exodeoxyribonuclease VII large subunit produces MAASSPDDGNNGLVARERQGDNAEPLSITEISAALKRTVEDRFGFVRLRGELSGVKRAASGHLYLALKDENAVLDGVMWRGNAQRLAFVPEDGIEVIASGKLTTYPGRSKYQIVIDSLEIAGEGALLALLEKTRQKLEAEGLFARERKQALPFLPKVIGVVTSPTGSVIRDILHRLADRFPSQVLVWPVLVQGQGAAEQVAGAIRGFAALDAGGPLPRPDVVIVARGGGSIEDLWSFNEEVVVRAIADCPIPVISAVGHETDTTLADYAADRRAPTPTAAAEMVVPVRADLIATVADLANRQRRAVLRPVELGSERLEARVRRMPKLEALFQPHTQRLDELSERLRRGLRDQAGQGREKLAGTSARLSPTLLKRSMEDASRQLARVRLTPDLVRRPIMQKQDALIVLARLAQQFHPEEPLKRGYAIVRDGNDKALTSREMAAKEAALVLQFADGRLEVSQGDDSSLKRPAKPARKKPSVPPKQDDLFG; encoded by the coding sequence ATGGCCGCTTCGTCCCCTGATGATGGCAATAACGGGCTGGTAGCGCGCGAGCGGCAAGGCGACAACGCCGAGCCTCTCTCGATCACCGAGATTTCTGCTGCGCTTAAGCGAACGGTTGAGGATCGTTTCGGCTTTGTGCGGTTGCGCGGGGAATTGTCAGGCGTGAAACGCGCCGCGTCTGGCCACCTTTACCTTGCGCTGAAAGACGAGAATGCTGTGTTGGATGGCGTGATGTGGCGCGGCAATGCCCAGCGTCTCGCTTTCGTCCCAGAAGACGGGATTGAAGTGATCGCCAGCGGAAAACTTACCACTTATCCCGGGCGCTCCAAATACCAGATCGTGATCGACAGTCTGGAGATCGCGGGCGAGGGGGCGCTGCTCGCGCTGCTGGAGAAGACCAGGCAGAAGCTAGAAGCCGAAGGGCTGTTCGCGCGCGAACGCAAGCAGGCTTTGCCCTTCCTGCCTAAAGTGATTGGCGTTGTGACGTCGCCCACGGGTTCGGTCATCCGCGATATCCTGCACCGGTTGGCGGACCGCTTCCCCAGCCAGGTGCTGGTCTGGCCGGTATTGGTGCAAGGGCAGGGCGCAGCCGAGCAAGTTGCCGGCGCTATACGCGGATTCGCCGCGCTTGATGCGGGCGGACCGCTTCCTCGCCCCGATGTAGTGATCGTTGCACGCGGGGGTGGCTCGATCGAAGACCTGTGGAGCTTCAACGAAGAAGTGGTGGTGCGCGCCATCGCCGATTGTCCGATCCCCGTCATCTCTGCGGTCGGCCATGAAACCGACACAACACTGGCTGACTATGCTGCGGACCGCCGTGCACCCACGCCCACCGCCGCAGCCGAGATGGTGGTTCCTGTGCGCGCGGACTTGATCGCAACCGTCGCCGATTTGGCCAATCGTCAGCGCCGCGCAGTGCTCCGCCCGGTCGAACTTGGGAGTGAACGGCTGGAGGCGCGGGTGCGCCGTATGCCTAAGCTGGAGGCGCTGTTTCAGCCGCATACCCAGCGTCTGGACGAGCTGTCTGAACGTTTGCGGCGCGGATTGCGCGACCAGGCAGGGCAGGGGCGAGAGAAACTGGCGGGCACCTCAGCCCGGTTGTCGCCGACGCTGCTCAAACGCAGTATGGAAGATGCAAGTCGCCAGCTGGCGCGGGTTCGTTTGACACCCGATCTTGTCCGGCGCCCGATAATGCAAAAGCAGGACGCGCTCATCGTGCTGGCGCGGCTGGCGCAGCAATTCCACCCGGAAGAGCCGCTGAAACGCGGTTATGCGATTGTGCGCGATGGTAATGACAAAGCGCTGACTTCGCGCGAGATGGCCGCCAAGGAGGCAGCGTTGGTGCTGCAGTTCGCAGATGGCCGTTTGGAAGTCTCTCAAGGCGATGATTCGTCGCTCAAGAGACCGGCAAAGCCGGCACGGAAGAAACCATCAGTGCCGCCGAAACAAGACGACCTGTTCGGTTAA
- the purD gene encoding phosphoribosylamine--glycine ligase translates to MNILLLGSGGREHALAWKLAQSPTCTKLFAAPGNPGIAEEAELVGLNASSHAAVVDFCEAHNVGLVVIGPEAPLVDGLADSLRDFDIPVFGPSKAAAQLEGSKGFTKDLCERAGIPTAGYVRTTSLDDAKAALDRFEPPYVLKADGLAAGKGVVIAENCSDAEAALADMFGGQFGEAGAEVVIEEFMTGEEASFFALTDGTAIIPFGTAQDHKRVGDGDVGPNTGGMGAYSPAPVLTEQLQARVMAEIIEPTVRTMREEGMPYSGVLYAGLMLTEAGPKLIEYNCRFGDPECQVLMTRLESDLAAIMLACANGSLQGTSGEFSSQTAMTVVMAARGYPDTPAKGGAISLGDVDASGAKVFHAGTAMRDGQLVANGGRVLNVTATGANATEAQAAAYAAVDAIDFPSGFCRRDIGWREVEREAQN, encoded by the coding sequence ATGAATATCCTTTTGCTCGGTTCAGGTGGGCGCGAACATGCGCTGGCGTGGAAGCTGGCGCAATCCCCCACATGCACCAAATTGTTCGCAGCTCCCGGCAATCCCGGGATCGCCGAAGAAGCCGAGCTGGTTGGCCTCAACGCAAGCAGTCACGCCGCAGTCGTCGATTTTTGCGAAGCGCACAACGTCGGCCTGGTTGTGATCGGGCCGGAGGCACCATTGGTTGACGGTTTGGCAGACAGTCTGCGCGATTTCGACATTCCTGTATTCGGCCCCAGCAAAGCTGCCGCGCAGCTCGAAGGAAGCAAGGGCTTTACCAAGGATCTGTGCGAACGTGCCGGCATCCCTACCGCGGGATACGTGCGAACAACTTCATTGGATGACGCGAAGGCAGCGCTCGATCGTTTCGAACCGCCCTATGTCTTGAAAGCTGACGGGTTGGCCGCAGGCAAAGGCGTGGTCATCGCGGAGAACTGCTCGGACGCTGAAGCTGCGCTGGCTGACATGTTCGGCGGGCAGTTCGGTGAAGCAGGCGCAGAGGTGGTGATCGAGGAGTTCATGACCGGCGAGGAGGCAAGTTTCTTCGCACTCACTGATGGCACCGCGATCATCCCTTTCGGCACAGCGCAAGACCACAAGCGAGTGGGCGATGGCGATGTCGGCCCCAATACCGGCGGTATGGGTGCGTATTCGCCAGCGCCAGTTCTGACAGAGCAACTGCAAGCGCGCGTGATGGCTGAAATCATCGAGCCAACCGTGCGCACGATGCGTGAGGAAGGCATGCCCTATTCAGGGGTGCTCTATGCCGGGCTAATGTTGACAGAGGCTGGCCCCAAACTGATCGAATACAATTGCCGTTTCGGCGATCCGGAATGTCAGGTTTTGATGACGCGGCTCGAAAGCGATCTGGCGGCGATCATGCTTGCCTGTGCGAATGGCTCGCTGCAGGGCACGTCGGGCGAGTTCTCGTCGCAAACCGCGATGACCGTTGTGATGGCAGCGAGGGGCTATCCCGACACGCCGGCTAAGGGTGGCGCAATCAGCCTAGGTGATGTGGATGCCAGCGGTGCGAAGGTGTTCCACGCGGGCACCGCAATGCGCGATGGTCAGCTGGTCGCAAATGGCGGGCGTGTGCTCAATGTGACAGCAACTGGCGCGAATGCAACCGAAGCGCAGGCAGCCGCCTATGCAGCGGTCGATGCAATCGATTTTCCCAGCGGGTTCTGCCGCCGCGACATTGGCTGGCGCGAAGTGGAGCGCGAGGCGCAAAATTGA
- a CDS encoding adenosine kinase encodes MTEPRYDVIAIGNAIVDIIASCSEELIDELQLNRGGMTLLDEARAEELYAAMPPAREISGGSAANTLAGLSTLGLQCAFIGQVANDRLGKVFAHDMRATGIDFDTPMREGEPATGRCLIFVTPDGERTMNTFLGAGQFLPAESLSEDLIASSAILYLEGYLWDPEEPRKAMRRAIEVARRGGRKVAFTASESFVIERHGDDFRQMLDDGVIDILFVNEHELATLTGLNDFEAGVAAVAAKVPVLVATRSEKGAIAIAHGERAEVKAEPVDKVIDTTGAGDQFAAGFLSGFAKGEPLDKCLKRGAITAAEVISHYGPRPEADLKALIAEQLG; translated from the coding sequence GTGACTGAGCCCCGCTATGACGTGATCGCCATCGGCAATGCTATCGTAGATATTATCGCATCGTGCTCTGAAGAACTGATCGATGAGCTCCAGCTCAATCGTGGTGGGATGACGCTGCTTGATGAGGCGCGCGCAGAAGAATTGTATGCGGCTATGCCGCCCGCACGCGAAATCTCTGGCGGATCGGCGGCCAATACGCTCGCCGGTCTCTCGACGCTTGGCTTGCAATGCGCCTTTATCGGCCAGGTAGCCAATGACCGGCTGGGCAAGGTGTTTGCGCATGACATGCGCGCCACAGGCATCGATTTCGACACGCCGATGCGCGAAGGTGAACCCGCAACCGGGCGTTGTCTGATCTTCGTGACGCCTGATGGCGAGCGCACGATGAACACCTTCCTTGGCGCCGGGCAATTCCTGCCAGCTGAATCGCTTAGTGAAGACTTGATCGCGTCGAGCGCAATCCTCTATCTCGAAGGCTATCTGTGGGACCCGGAAGAACCGCGCAAGGCTATGCGACGCGCGATCGAAGTTGCGCGACGCGGAGGCCGCAAGGTCGCCTTTACTGCCAGCGAAAGCTTTGTGATTGAACGCCACGGCGATGATTTCCGCCAGATGCTCGATGATGGCGTGATCGACATTCTGTTCGTAAACGAGCATGAGCTCGCGACGCTGACTGGTCTGAATGACTTTGAAGCCGGAGTGGCAGCGGTTGCTGCTAAAGTTCCGGTTCTGGTCGCAACCCGCAGCGAGAAGGGCGCCATAGCCATCGCGCACGGCGAACGCGCTGAAGTCAAGGCAGAACCGGTCGACAAAGTGATAGATACAACCGGGGCAGGTGACCAGTTTGCGGCAGGATTCCTCTCAGGATTTGCCAAAGGCGAGCCACTTGATAAATGTCTCAAGCGCGGCGCAATCACGGCTGCCGAGGTTATCAGCCACTATGGACCGCGGCCCGAAGCGGACCTGAAGGCCCTGATCGCTGAGCAACTTGGCTAA
- a CDS encoding EI24 domain-containing protein, producing MSAVAKSMVVAVGEFSDGAILKVLAKSLTITIIVLVVFGFSLAESLPRLLSYYLEAEGDTYVVLSWVISVAAVWFLFRIVALAVMQFFTGEVVLAFEQCHYPECAATALELPFREDLSNSLRGAGRALLFNAHGLPIALILFFTAIGPAVVFLFINAVLFGRELNDMRWWLGHRPTRDAATPVGSFEHLLLRGQLPG from the coding sequence ATGAGCGCTGTTGCAAAATCGATGGTCGTTGCGGTTGGAGAATTTTCGGATGGGGCGATCCTGAAGGTGCTCGCGAAAAGTCTCACAATCACGATTATAGTGCTCGTCGTTTTCGGATTTTCCTTGGCCGAAAGCCTGCCGCGGTTATTGAGTTATTATCTCGAGGCAGAGGGTGACACTTATGTCGTGCTGTCGTGGGTCATATCAGTAGCTGCCGTCTGGTTTCTTTTTCGCATAGTCGCACTGGCGGTGATGCAGTTCTTTACTGGCGAAGTCGTTCTGGCGTTCGAGCAATGCCATTATCCCGAATGCGCTGCCACAGCGCTCGAGCTGCCGTTTCGTGAGGATTTGTCAAACAGCCTCCGCGGAGCCGGCCGCGCCCTGCTGTTCAACGCGCACGGGCTTCCTATCGCATTGATCCTGTTTTTCACGGCTATTGGGCCTGCGGTGGTGTTCTTGTTTATCAACGCTGTCCTGTTCGGCCGCGAGCTTAACGATATGAGGTGGTGGCTCGGGCACAGGCCAACACGGGATGCAGCCACGCCTGTTGGCAGCTTCGAGCACCTTCTGCTTCGGGGGCAATTGCCGGGCTGA
- a CDS encoding HesB/IscA family protein has protein sequence MTDTKTRQIPAAVTLTKGAEARIAELMGKAPDDAIGVKLSTPRRGCSGLAYSVDYVTEEARFDEKIETPGGVFYIDGASVLYLVGSIMDWVEDDFTAGFVFENPNAKGACGCGESFMV, from the coding sequence ATGACAGACACTAAGACACGCCAGATCCCCGCCGCCGTAACCCTGACAAAAGGCGCTGAGGCCCGTATTGCCGAACTGATGGGCAAGGCGCCTGACGATGCCATTGGCGTCAAGCTGTCGACCCCGCGGCGGGGCTGCTCTGGCCTCGCCTATTCCGTCGACTACGTCACGGAAGAAGCCAGGTTTGATGAGAAGATCGAAACGCCCGGCGGCGTTTTCTACATCGATGGCGCAAGCGTGCTCTATCTGGTCGGCTCAATCATGGATTGGGTCGAGGACGATTTCACCGCTGGCTTCGTATTCGAAAACCCCAATGCCAAGGGCGCATGCGGCTGCGGCGAAAGTTTTATGGTCTGA
- a CDS encoding SUF system Fe-S cluster assembly protein: MNKPSEEKKFIAAPSPTEQVVKPRRARVEDAVDPDSESASDKLERKRDYLEGFLAKKPENVSPAEPGGELHDAVIAALKEIYDPEIPVNIYDLGLIYGVEITEDADAMVTMTLTTPHCPVAESMPGEVELRAASVPGIRDAEVSLVWDPPWGPDKMTDEARLELGML; the protein is encoded by the coding sequence ATGAATAAGCCATCTGAGGAAAAGAAATTCATTGCGGCACCTTCGCCGACAGAGCAGGTCGTGAAGCCACGTCGTGCGCGCGTCGAGGATGCGGTTGACCCTGATTCTGAAAGCGCAAGCGACAAGCTTGAGCGCAAGCGCGATTATCTCGAAGGGTTCCTTGCGAAGAAGCCGGAGAATGTTTCCCCTGCCGAGCCAGGCGGCGAACTGCATGATGCGGTGATCGCTGCGCTGAAAGAGATTTACGATCCCGAAATCCCGGTCAACATTTATGATCTTGGCCTGATCTATGGTGTCGAGATCACCGAAGATGCCGATGCGATGGTTACGATGACGCTGACCACGCCGCATTGTCCGGTGGCTGAGTCAATGCCAGGTGAAGTCGAGCTGCGCGCCGCCAGTGTGCCGGGCATACGCGACGCTGAAGTGTCGCTTGTATGGGACCCGCCGTGGGGACCGGACAAGATGACTGACGAAGCGCGGCTTGAACTGGGGATGCTGTAA
- a CDS encoding cysteine desulfurase → MSLTLASARLADSKSDFPGLLTADGKAWHYLDTAATAQKPQAVIDAMARALGQDYATVHRGVYSRSAEMTLAYEAARRRTADFIGGKEEEIVFARGATEAINLVAATWGAANIGEGDRILLSALEHHSNIVPWQMLAEKVGAHIDICPLTSDHQIDLDAAEVMLTERHKLVALAHVSNVLGSVLDAKRAAGLAHGVGAKLLLDGCQAAPRLKLDVAPLDCDFYVFSAHKLYGPTAIGALWARSEILNAMPPYQGGGAMIDRVTFDKTTYAPAPQRFEAGTPAITEAVALHAAIDYVDAIGMDVIHARETALVAQLRDALSPMNDVTIYGPADSAGIVSFMLDGVHPHDLGTILDEANVAIRAGHHCAQPLMDYLGVPATARASFGLYSDESDVEALLDGIVRTRKIFA, encoded by the coding sequence ATGTCCCTGACGCTCGCCTCCGCCCGTCTAGCCGACAGCAAATCGGATTTTCCCGGCCTGCTGACGGCTGACGGGAAGGCCTGGCACTATCTCGATACCGCAGCGACGGCGCAAAAGCCGCAGGCGGTTATTGATGCGATGGCGCGTGCGCTGGGCCAGGATTATGCCACCGTGCATCGCGGAGTGTACTCGCGCTCGGCAGAGATGACTCTTGCTTATGAAGCGGCGCGCCGCCGCACAGCTGACTTCATCGGCGGCAAGGAAGAAGAAATTGTATTTGCACGCGGCGCAACCGAAGCGATCAATCTGGTCGCGGCAACATGGGGCGCAGCGAATATCGGCGAAGGCGACCGCATTCTGCTTTCAGCGCTGGAGCATCACTCAAATATTGTGCCGTGGCAGATGCTGGCAGAGAAGGTTGGCGCGCATATCGATATCTGCCCGCTCACCAGTGATCACCAGATCGACCTGGATGCCGCCGAGGTCATGCTGACCGAACGGCACAAACTTGTCGCGCTCGCGCATGTCTCGAATGTACTCGGCTCGGTCCTCGATGCGAAACGCGCGGCGGGCCTGGCGCATGGCGTGGGCGCAAAGCTGCTGCTCGATGGGTGCCAGGCGGCACCTCGTCTGAAGCTTGATGTCGCGCCGCTCGATTGCGATTTCTACGTCTTCAGTGCGCACAAACTCTATGGCCCGACCGCGATTGGCGCGCTTTGGGCGCGGAGCGAAATTCTGAACGCAATGCCGCCATATCAAGGCGGCGGCGCGATGATCGACCGCGTCACATTCGACAAAACCACTTACGCGCCTGCCCCGCAGCGCTTTGAAGCGGGTACGCCGGCGATTACCGAAGCTGTCGCGCTGCATGCAGCGATCGACTATGTCGATGCCATCGGCATGGACGTGATCCATGCACGTGAGACTGCATTGGTTGCCCAATTGCGCGACGCGCTCAGCCCAATGAACGATGTGACGATTTATGGCCCGGCAGACAGCGCGGGCATCGTCAGTTTCATGCTCGACGGGGTTCATCCGCATGATCTGGGCACTATATTGGACGAAGCCAATGTCGCGATCCGTGCCGGGCATCATTGCGCACAGCCACTCATGGATTATCTCGGCGTGCCTGCCACTGCGCGCGCAAGCTTTGGATTGTATTCGGACGAAAGCGATGTCGAAGCGCTGCTCGACGGGATTGTTAGAACAAGAAAGATTTTCGCTTAG
- a CDS encoding SufD family Fe-S cluster assembly protein codes for MPEAATLERPTNSQEAWRYADAGYLRDAELSTLTDWRELTVAAGEEREDTRIVAAGVERLRVHLGKGARYAMFALNAAGPYARLELEVTLEDGAHFEFGGVTVGGGDATQEFVTRTIHARPNGTSNQTVRAVQWGRSTGNFLGRIDVVKGAQKTDAAQNFRALLLEKGATANTKPELEIFADDVQCAHGAAIGQMDEMARYYMAARGIAPDVARKLLVQAFIGDAFVEMRNQDEAERMIALALDELEGNL; via the coding sequence ATGCCTGAAGCGGCAACCCTTGAACGCCCTACCAACTCGCAAGAGGCATGGCGCTATGCCGACGCGGGTTACCTTCGGGATGCAGAGCTATCCACGCTGACCGACTGGCGGGAATTGACCGTCGCAGCGGGCGAAGAGCGCGAAGACACGCGCATTGTCGCGGCTGGAGTGGAACGCTTGCGTGTGCATCTGGGCAAGGGCGCGCGTTATGCGATGTTCGCATTGAACGCGGCGGGTCCTTACGCACGGCTCGAGCTTGAAGTGACGCTGGAAGACGGCGCGCATTTTGAGTTCGGCGGCGTGACAGTGGGCGGCGGCGATGCGACCCAGGAATTTGTCACGCGCACAATCCACGCAAGGCCCAATGGCACATCGAACCAGACTGTGCGCGCTGTGCAATGGGGCCGTTCTACCGGAAATTTCCTGGGCCGCATTGATGTGGTGAAGGGTGCGCAAAAGACCGACGCGGCGCAGAATTTCCGCGCTTTGTTGCTGGAAAAGGGTGCCACCGCCAACACCAAGCCGGAGCTCGAAATTTTCGCAGACGATGTGCAATGCGCGCATGGCGCTGCGATCGGCCAAATGGACGAGATGGCGCGATACTATATGGCGGCGCGTGGCATCGCGCCGGATGTAGCGCGCAAGCTGTTAGTGCAGGCGTTTATTGGCGATGCTTTTGTGGAAATGCGAAACCAGGATGAAGCCGAGCGTATGATCGCCCTAGCACTTGATGAACTGGAGGGGAATTTATGA
- the sufC gene encoding Fe-S cluster assembly ATPase SufC — protein MLKIENLHAEIDGKQILNGLTLEVAAGEIHAIMGPNGAGKSTLAYVLGGRPGYEVTEGSVTFNGEDLFELEPHERAAAGMFLGFQYPVEIPGVSNVQFLREALNSQRKGRGEEPLSGGEFLKLAKEKAGLLRMDMEMLKRQVNVGFSGGEKKRAEMVQMGILDPKFAVLDETDSGLDIDALRVVGEGINAIMRDPAKGVLLITHYQRLLDVVKPDKVSVLAKGRIVQTGGPELALRLEEEGYDVVMADA, from the coding sequence ATGCTGAAAATTGAGAACCTCCACGCCGAGATTGACGGCAAGCAGATATTGAACGGGCTAACGCTTGAAGTTGCCGCCGGTGAAATCCACGCCATTATGGGGCCCAATGGCGCTGGCAAGTCGACGCTCGCCTATGTGCTGGGCGGCCGGCCAGGCTATGAAGTGACCGAAGGGTCCGTCACCTTCAACGGGGAAGATCTCTTCGAGCTCGAACCGCATGAGCGCGCGGCGGCCGGCATGTTCCTGGGCTTCCAATATCCGGTCGAGATACCCGGCGTATCTAATGTCCAGTTCCTGCGCGAGGCATTGAATTCGCAGCGCAAGGGGCGCGGCGAAGAACCGCTCTCGGGCGGCGAATTCTTGAAGCTCGCCAAAGAGAAGGCAGGCCTGCTGCGCATGGATATGGAGATGCTGAAACGGCAGGTGAATGTCGGCTTTTCCGGCGGAGAGAAGAAACGCGCGGAAATGGTGCAGATGGGCATCCTTGATCCCAAGTTTGCGGTGCTCGATGAAACCGACAGCGGTTTGGACATCGATGCACTGCGTGTTGTGGGTGAAGGGATCAACGCGATCATGCGCGATCCTGCCAAGGGCGTGCTGCTGATTACGCATTATCAACGCCTGCTTGACGTCGTGAAGCCGGACAAGGTGTCTGTTCTTGCCAAGGGCCGGATCGTTCAGACCGGCGGGCCTGAGCTGGCGCTCAGACTTGAAGAAGAGGGTTATGATGTGGTGATGGCCGATGCCTGA